A DNA window from Sylvia atricapilla isolate bSylAtr1 chromosome 6, bSylAtr1.pri, whole genome shotgun sequence contains the following coding sequences:
- the ARL14EP gene encoding ARL14 effector protein, with amino-acid sequence MDPCSVGVQLQSTNECHKTYYTRHTGFKTKQDLSSSDLLLLQLRTGITLSENNTICFHHAKIYIERFEDLQKSCCDPFNIHRKLSKKSLRAIDLDDAAFLSAKFGRQFVPGWKLCPKCMQIINGSVDVDSEERQRRKLDPDGRTAKALKSLQFANPGRQTEFTPETSKREKRRLQTKISVFNSDRQVIPAKSKVYDSQGLLLYSGMDLCDCLDEDCLGCFYACPKCGSNKCGTECRCDRKWLYEQIEIEGGEIIRNKHVG; translated from the exons ATGGATCCTTGTTCAGTTGGAGTTCAGCTTCAAAGTACCAATGAATGCCACAAGACCTATTACACCCGTCACACTGGCTTCAAGACTAAACAAGATCTATCTTCATctgacctgctgctgcttcagcttaGGACTGGAATAACCCTGTCAGAGAACAATACAATCTGCTTCCACCATGCAAAAATTTACATTGAAAGATTTGAAGACTTACAAAAATCCTGTTGTGATCCCTTTAACATACACAGGAAACTATCGAAGAAAAGCTTGCGAGCAATTGACTTAGATGATGCAGCTTTCCTAAGTGCCAAGTTTGGAAGACAGTTTGTTCCTGGTTGGAAACTTTGCCCCAAATGTATGCAGATAATAAATGGAAGTGTGGATGTGGACTCTGAGGAGcgacagagaagaaaactggATCCAGAT gGGCGTACAGCTAAGGCTTTAAAGTCTCTCCAGTTTGCAAACCCAGGACGACAGACTGAATTCACTCCAGAGACCAGTAAAAGGGAAAAACGAAGgctgcaaacaaaaatatcagtgTTTAATTCAGACAG GCAAGTTATACCAGCCAAGAGCAAAGTGTACGACAGCCAGGGCCTGCTGCTGTACAGCGGGATGGACCTGTGTGACTGCCTGGATGAGGATTGCCTGGGCTGCTTCTACGCCTGCCCCAAGTGCGGCTCCAACAAGTGCGGCACCGAATGTCGCTGCGACCGCAAGTGGCTCTACGAGCAGATCGAGATCGAGGGAGGAGAGATCATCAGAAACAAGCACGTTGGGTAG